One segment of Panicum virgatum strain AP13 chromosome 3K, P.virgatum_v5, whole genome shotgun sequence DNA contains the following:
- the LOC120700860 gene encoding uncharacterized protein LOC120700860 yields MARKSCRTVYGDQSIYEDNEDEVDDDTEEEVLLNDADDVSDPYDAVYANMPEDTHMLEPVENCPECNPKKFEFEPPGFCCRSGKIKLSTPDTPPELMRLWSSSDADARHFRANIRFFNGHFSFTSLSFGKEDGKEPRHLELYFYDDDPSLEYRFQKCRQKCIEMDKEVIRKLVDIMSGIPYSEHLRSFGQNENLDDYHMELNLDQRGELGWHFMIPKAGVTMEEVNDAHEIRRQRGQGNGDDDLGIFNPILHGKRLFQQFAVDTYVKIESSRLDYFHNNQDQIKADLYQGLVDSLHAGEGRADAVGKSTVLGTSFIGGPRDMRRRYMDAMALVRKYGRPDIFLTMTCNPDWDEIRSSLYPGQTPQDRPDLVARVFRAKLEELKKSLLEDHILGEVQTYVYVIEFQKRGLPHAHWLLIMRNKFKLMCPEQYDLLISAELPNKKKYPELYKMVTKHMMHGSCGLLNMNCPCTKGRGSCKNYYPRPFCEATSQGKNSYPVYRRSDDGRKEKIRGHELDNQWVVPYNPYLLRLFNYHINVEACGSIKSIKYLFKYIYKGRDQASVAVRESDKEDEKGNIDEIKQYKDARWVTPPEALWRIYGFDLSKVHPLVKQLQLHLPDMHMVSFHQRQKIKDVVNRPGVEQSMLTAYLEANMLHEKARGILYRDFPEHFT; encoded by the exons ATGGCAAGAAAATCTTGTCGAACAGTATATGGAGATCAAAGCATTTATGAAGATAATGAGGATGAAGTCG ATGACGACACTGAAGAGGAAGTCCTACTCAATGATGCGGATGATGTATCAGATCCGTACGATGCAGTGTATGCCAATATGCCTGAGGATACCCATATGTTGGAGCCTGTTGAGAACTGCCCAGAATGCAACCCGAAGAAGTTTGAGTTCGAGCCCCCCGGATTCTGCTGCCGTAGTGGGAAGATTAAGCTATCCACACCTGATACACCACCCGAGCTCATGAGGCTGTGGTCAAGTTCAGATGCTGATGCTAGGCACTTTCGTGCGAATATCAGATTTTTCAATGGGCATTTCTCATTCACTTCACT GTCGTTTGGTAAAGAAGATGGTAAGGAACCTAGACACCTGGAACTTTACTTCTATGATGACGACCCGAGCCTTGAGTATCGTTTCCAGAAGTGCCGGCAGAAGTGCATAGAGATGGACAAGGAGGTGATTCGGAAGTTGGTCGACATCATGAGTGGCATTCCGTACTCTGAACATCTCAGGAGTTTCGGGCAGAATGAAAATCTTGATGACTATCACATGGAATTGAACCTTGATCAGCG AGGTGAACTGGGGTGGCACTTCATGATTCCAAAGGCAGGTGTTACTATGGAAGAAGTGAATGACGCTCATGAGATACGCAGACAACGTGGGCAGGGTAATGGTGATGATGATCTag GAATATTTAACCCAATATTGCATGGCAAGCGTCTTTTTCAGCAGTTTGCTGTGGACACATACGTCAAGATCGAGAGCTCTCGTTTAGATTACTTCCATAATAACCAGGATCAGATAAAGGCTGATCTATACCAAGGTCTTGTTGACAGTCTTCATGCTGGCGAGGGTCGAGCAGATGCAGTTGGCAAGAGTACTGTGCTGGGTACGTCATTCATCGGAGGGCCTCGGGATATGAGGCGGCGGTACATGGATGCTATGGCATTGGTGCGAAAGTATGGTAGACCTGATATATTTCTCACGATGACCTGCAATCCTGATTGGGATGAGATTAGGAGTTCACTTTACCCGGGCCAGACACCACAGGATCGTCCAGATCTCGTTGCCCGGGTCTTCAGGGCAAAACTTGAGGAGTTGAAGAAAAGTTTGCTCGAAGATCACATCCTTGGAGAGGTCCAGACCTATGTATATGTCATTGAATTCCAGAAGAGGGGATTGCCGCATGCCCATTGGTTGCTTATAATGCGCAACAAGTTCAAACTCATGTGTCCCGAGCAGTATGACCTTCTTATATCAGCTGAGCTACCGAATAAGAAGAAGTACCCGGAGCTGTACAAGATGGTCACCAAGCATATGATGCATGGGTCGTGCGGTTTGCTAAATATGAATTGCCCATGCACGAAGGGTCGTGGTTCATGCAAGAACTACTACCCGCGCCCTTTCTGTGAGGCCACCTCGCAAGGCAAGAATTCTTATCCCGTTTATAGGCGAAGTGATGATGGGCGTAAGGAAAAAATCCGGGGCCATGAGCTGGACAATCAATGGGTCGTCCCTTACAACCCTTACCTACTGCGGTTGTTCAACTACCACATCAATGTTGAGGCATGCGGGAGCATTAAGTCTAtaaaatatttgttcaaatACATATACAAGGGGCGTGACCAAGCGTCCGTGGCTGTGAGAGAATCTGACAAGGAGGACGAAAAGGGAAACATCGACGAGATCAAGCAATACAAAGACGCCAGGTGGGTTACACCTCCAGAGGCGCTGTGGAGGATATACGGATTTGACTTGAGTAAGGTCCATCCGCTCGTGAAGCAGCTGCAGCTTCATCTTCCTGACATGCACATGGTCTCATTCCATCAACGCCAGAAGATCAAAGATGTGGTTAACCGTCCAGGGGTCGAACAGTCAATGCTGACGGCGTACCTCGAGGCAAATATGTTACACGAGAAAGCTCGTGGAATCCTGTACCGTGACTTCCCAGAGCATTTTACTTGA
- the LOC120699046 gene encoding cactin-like — translation MTGQPAGLDLDENSDWLHTNDSYVWGTPRHEGIASTPTVLSRDCAAYGDSVLTNADSQDVPGAESVPNSSSASHNNKQCKRERERARYAAMSQEEKNARNLRKREARQKKEYQSPMEINGSQDRAPFSDLTNCTNGGAEGESRLQIANNSTEQRKRERERTRYATMSQEEKNARNLRKREVRQKKERCCMHLVFAVLHKYITCNLDVSIFQDCYKLVGSFNTSYHLLMYIYFGFVLVWSS, via the exons ATGACTGGACAACCAGCTGGACTTGATCTTGATGAGAATAGTGATTGGTTGCATACTAATGACTCCTACGTATGGGGAACTCCCCGACATGAGGGTATTGCATCGACGCCGACAG TGCTTTCTCGAGATTGTGCTGCCTATGGAGATTCCGTATTGACCAATGCGGACTCACAAGATGTTCCAG GGGCTGAGAGTGTACCCAATTCATCGTCAGCAAGCCATAATAATAAACAATGTAAGCGGGAAAGGGAAAGAGCAAGGTATGCAGCGATGTCTCAGGAAGAGAAAAATGCAAGAAATCTGAGGAAACGTGAAGCGCGTCAGAAAAA AGAATATCAGAGTCCCATGGAAATAAACGGTTCTCAAGATCGTGCTCCATTTAGCGATTTGACAAACTGCACTAATGGAG GGGCTGAAGGTGAATCCAGGTTACAGATAGCAAACAATAGTACTGAGCAACGAAAGAGGGAAAGGGAAAGAACAAGATATGCAACAATGTCTCAGGAAGAGAAGAATGCAAGAAATCTGAGGAAACGTGAAGTgcgtcaaaaaaaagagaggtgcTGCATGCATTTGGTTTTTGCGGTGTtacacaaatatattacatgtaATCTGGATGTATCAATATTTCAGGATTGTTACAAATTAGTTGGATCTTTTAATACTTCGTACCATTTACTCATGTATATCTACTTTGGTTTTGTGCTTGTGTGGTCCTCATAA